From Camelina sativa cultivar DH55 chromosome 7, Cs, whole genome shotgun sequence, one genomic window encodes:
- the LOC104701999 gene encoding uncharacterized protein LOC104701999 — translation MATSTFSFRGAQTMNTMLVKPMLRKSIHKKSASHDIVRETAKTEGSGTGEEVKTMRGFYRAGETSSPATSWVPHEGTGIYYPKGHEKVMQDVPPPPAGSHADELVNWFS, via the exons ATGGCGACTTCCACCTTCTCTTTTCGTGGTGCACAAACCATGAACACCATGTTAGTcaa GCCGATGCTTAGGAAATCGATTCACAAGAAGAGTGCGTCGCACGACATAGTGAGGGAGACGGCCAAGACGGAGGGTTCCGGCACCGGAGAGGAGGTGAAGACGATGAGAGGCTTCTACCGGGCCGGAGAGACGTCGTCACCGGCGACTAGTTGGGTGCCACATGAAGGTACGGGTATATACTATCCAAAAGGGCATGAGAAGGTGATGCAAGATGTGCCTCCTCCTCCAGCTGGCAGCCACGCGGACGAGCTCGTTAATTGGTTTTCCTAA
- the LOC104702000 gene encoding uncharacterized protein LOC104702000, translating to MLWFSAVERRKIGLSCALVTFGSRRWIGNLSSIWSGFTRDLRDLFLYGGDRVGSNLIGLIEDSIRYGWIEDLYRVGFIEVDSIRVDCECDRICFRIAWRLILLVIHCRDFHIMLIEAPPEYTIGRIHWYVNYGMRSILFPWFVRWVSRYDLVLVILECFVMFSEISISDRFCLSLDNGCFVQVVFIRELSLIGWFYNCWIILSSVGDLSDFLRELCLAVSCFSDLKEFWLCRWWSIMSQLALNKGKAPLVRTETVRIANSVLAQRIQQFSLTLIGRLMNPSVQQMESLVANLPKIWKLEDKVVGADLGQGLFQFNFEAEEELQAVLMNGPYHFDGWMLALVKWEPIISSTYPSAINFWVKVTGIPMHLWEEATLRAIGKKVGILREIDEETGSFCVTVNGFNPLLFKMVVPFEFGDEVIVSLEYEKLTGFCEHCSRLTHDVRECPELKKGAGEQVAEQQVDKRFVLKHHLQGKQGGFKSEGGWEKPRKHVKRALDFQGHEGMHGDGGAYGSRYQERFQGSTWGQKKQFTAVESSGSGGQRGSQMLSGELEGQVPSFNLNRKGMGPVWPKPLYKVKQGSAVKQNAVAKRSQEEEDAVGRGSTSQAVTVAPEETLTGLVKEGEETGFMEENDDLLEEGEYPEGDDAVIPDTELGKEDDTLTEQGTDSQSDMTGDSQGAGKKQKSQGRQDIPLRGKPADGSRQVKKGTVALPKPPAHT from the exons ATGCTTTGGTTCAGTGCTGTTGAGAGGCGGAAGATTGGTCTTTCGTGTGCTCTGGTTACGTTTGGATCTCGGAGATGGATCGGAAATCTGTCTTCGATTTGGTCTGGGTTCACTCGGGACTTACGGGATCTCTTTCTCTATGGTGGGGATCGAGTTGGATCGAATCTTATCGGGCTGATTGAGGATTCGATACGGTACGGGTGGATTGAGGATTTGTATCGGGTTGGTTTTATTGAGGTTGATTCGATTCGGGTTGATTGCGAGTGCGATAGGATTTGCTTCCGGATTGCATGGCGATTGATTTTGCTTGTTATACATTGTCGAGATTTTCATATCATGTTGATTGAGGCTCCACCTGAATATACTATCGGGAGGATTCATTGGTATGTTAATTATGGTATGAGATCAATTCTCTTTCCTTGGTTTGTCAGATGGGTATCTCGTTACGATCTTGTATTGGTGATTCTGGAATGTTTTGTGATGTTCTCTGAGATATCAATTTCGGACAGATTTTGTCTATCCCTTGACAATGGGTGTTTTGTTCAAGTGGTATTTATCCGCGAGCTCAGTTTGATAGGGTGGTTTTATAACTGCTGGATCATTCTTTCTTCAGTGGGCGATTTGTCTGATTTTCTGAGAGAATTGTGTCTTGCGGTGTCGTGTTTTTCAGACCTCAAGGAGTTTTGGTTGTGTCGTTGGTGGTCTATCATGTCTCAGTTAGCACTCAACAAAGGCAAAGCTCCGTTGGTCCGTACGGAGACAGTGAGGATCGCTAATTCGGTTTTGGCTCAGAGAATACAACAATTCTCACTGACTCTTATTGGGCGTTTGATGAATCCAAGTGTTCAGCAAATGGAGTCTTTGGTGGCTAATCTACCGAAGATTTGGAAGCTGGAGGACAAGGTGGTAGGAGCAGACTTGGGTCAGGGCTTATTTCAGTTTAATTTTGAGGCTGAAGAGGAACTGCAGGCGGTGCTGATGAACGGTCCATACCATTTTGATGGGTGGATGCTCGCGTTGGTGAAATGGGAGCCTATCATATCATCTACTTATCCCTCCGCAATCAACTTTTGGGTTAAGGTAACGGGTATTCCCATGCATCTTTGGGAAGAAGCGACTTTGAGAGCAATAGGTAAGAAGGTGGGTATTCTCAGGGAGATTGATGAGGAGACTGGAAGTTTCTGTGTGACTGTTAATGGCTTTAATCCTCTCCTTTTCAAGATGGTTGTTCCCTTTGAGTTTGGAGATGAGGTTATTGTCTCCCTTGAGTATGAGAAGCTGACAGGTTTTTGTGAGCATTGTTCTCGTCTAACTCATGATGTGCGTGAGTGCCCAGAATTGAAGAAGGGAGCGGGGGAGCAGGTCGCGGAACAGCAAGTGGATAAACGGTTTGTTCTGAAACATCATCTTCAGGGTAAGCAAGGGGGATTCAAAAGTGAAGGTGGTTGGGAGAAACCAAGGAAGCATGTTAAGAGGGCTTTGGATTTCCAGGGTCACGAGGGTATGCACGGAGATGGGGGTGCTTATGGTTCCCGATATCAAGAAAGGTTCCAAGGTTCAACGTGGGGACAGAAAAAACAGTTTACAGCTGTGGAGTCTAGTGGCTCTGGTGGACAGAGAGGTTCGCAGATGCTAAGTGGTGAGTTAGAGGGACAGGTTCCTTCCTTCAATCTGAATCGAAAGGGTATGGGACCTGTGTGGCCAAAACCGTTGTATAAGGTCAAACAGGGGAGCGCGGTGAAACAGAATGCTGTTGCAAAGAGATcccaagaggaagaggatgCGGTTGGGAGAGGTTCCACTTCTCAGGCTGTTACGGTTGCTCCGGAAGAGACTCTCACCGGATTGGTCAAGGAGGGAGAGGAGACTGGCTTTATGGAGGAGAATGATGACTTGTTGGAGGAGGGAGAATATCCCGAAGGTGATGATGCGGTTATACCTGATACTGAGTTGGGTAAGGAGGACGACACTCTCACCGAGCAGGGTACGGATTCACAGTCGGATATGACTGGTGATTCACAAG GTGcaggaaaaaaacagaagagtcaGGGGAGGCAAGATATTCCCTTGAGAGGTAAACCAGCGGATGGTAGTCGTCAAGTCAAGAAAGGGACGGTGGCTCTCCCGAAACCACCGGCGCACACGTGA
- the LOC104704850 gene encoding uncharacterized protein LOC104704850, producing MLETCDMVELASKGNQFTWAGKRYDLWIQSRLDRVFGNKEWFSHFPASNQRFLDMRGSDHKPVLLKLMDLQEEYRGHFRFDRRLLYKPNVEEAIAHAWGSSSVGVTSSVSQRLRLCRKALSAWKRTNTLNAKETITRLETDLEFEVSSSFPRATVVSNIKRELAAA from the coding sequence ATGCTGGAAACATGTGATATGGTGGAACTCGCTAGCAAAGGAAACCAGTTTACATGGGCAGGGAAGCGGTATGACTTATGGATCCAAAGTAGACTAGACAGAgtttttggaaacaaagaatGGTTCTCTCATTTTCCTGCCTCGAACCAGCGTTTTCTGGACATGAGGGGCTCAGATCACAAACCTGTTCTTTTAAAGCTGATGGATTTGCAAGAGGAGTATAGGGGCCACTTCAGGTTCGACAGGCGTTTGCTTTACAAGCCAAATGTTGAGGAAGCAATCGCTCATGCGTGGGGATCTTCTTCTGTAGGAGTAACAAGCAGTGTCTCTCAAAGATTAAGGTTGTGCAGAAAAGCTCTCAGTGCATGGAAAAGAACCAATACCCTGAATGCAAAAGAGACCATCACGCGTCTGGAAACTGATCTCGAATTTGAAGTATCTTCCTCTTTCCCAAGAGCGACTGTGGTCAGTAATATCAAAAGAGAATTGGCAGCGGCCTAA